TATCCACATTATGTAGTAAAGGTGGAGAAGAAAGGTCATACAAAAGCCGAGTTACTTCAGGTAATTGAATGGTTAACAGGTTTCAGTGAATCTGATTTGCAAAAATTTATTGATACCGAGGCAACCTTTGAAACCTTTTTTCAGCAGGCGAAACTGAATACCAATGCACACCTGATAAAAGGAGTGATTTGCGGTTACCGTATTGAGGAAATAGATAACGATTTAACACGAAAAGTGCGTTATTTAGACAAACTGGTTGACGAGCTGGCAAAGGGCCGAAAAATGGAGAAAATACTGCGCGAATAAACGTACTGGCTGCAGCTTCCTTTTTTGGAATGTAATCCAACTGCAGTTGTACGCTGCTTTAAAATAGCATAAACGGTCCAAATTATTTAATTCTCAATCTCTTTTTCGCTTTCAGGTTTTGGATAAGAGCGCATTGGAGAATATCGTTTATAGGTATCGAAAGTTCCGAATTCTTCCACTGTCATTCTTGTGTCATTTGTTCTTTTTAACTCATCAAAAAGCGTTTGTGTTAAATCTTTTTCAATGGCTGAGTATTCTTCTTTTCCCGCGAGATTATTTAAACAATCCATATCAGTTGTTACATTAAACAATTCAAATTCAGGACGTTTGTCAACTGATAGATGAAAGTACTCTGAAACTTCGGGATTGTTATTGTTTTTTATTAAAAACTGTTTTGATGGCGATTGGTCAATGTCGGAAAATACGTTTTCGCCAATCTTTGTTTCATCATCGAATAAATCATATAAAGGATTAAGCTTTCCTGTTTTCGGGTTTATACCTTGGGGTGCACCGGCCGGCCAACGATTGGGAATGGCATTCCATATGTACAAATAATCCCCTTTTCGCACGCAGCGTTGAGGATATCCCCAATTCTGATAACGAGAGGAAGAATGTCTTTCTCTTCCGGCGTAAACCACCCTATCTTTATTTTCCTTGCCGGATTTTAATAAGTCCCAGATGCTTTTTCCTGTAATTGGCAGCATTTTTTGGGGTTTGGTTTGGGTAATTTCTAAAATTGTAGGAGCCAGATCGATAAAACTTACAGGTGTTTCACTAATTCGGTCGCCTTGAATTTCTTTGGGATAACGAATGGCCATTGGAACATGAACGCCGTAATCGTAACAATTGGCTTTGGCTCTTGGAAGCGGCATGCCGTTATCAGAAGTAACAATAACAATTGTATTGTCCAACTCGCCAATTTCTTCGAGGTATTCCAGCATACGTTGCAGGTGTAAGTCGAACCATTCAATTTCAACAGCATAATCCAATAAATCGCCTCGTATTACTTCGTTATCGGGTAAAAAGCCCGGCACTTCAGCTTCTTCCAGTTTTTTGCCACGACGTTTCCAGGAGCCCTGTTCGTAAACTAAATGTGGTTCTTTGCATCCAAACCAGTAGAAAAATGGTTTATCGCCACGAATACTATCCAGAAAATATTTGAAATTTTCGGCGTAATTGGCATTTACAATGCCGCTTGCAAAACGCTCGTCGTTTGTTTCGTTGTAGCTCACAAGGTCGTAGGCAGGGCCGGCAGCATTTTCCGCTCTCCACAAGGAGTCGTTTTCGTTTCGTGCGTACTGAAAAGGGCCAACTCCTTTTGTTGTGCGGCCAATAGCATAACCGTTTGCAGCGAGTTCATCAACAAAGGGAATGTATTTTTTCATCCACGACGACGCATGCTGACCCGATTGTTCGTTTTGCCAATGGTGCCTTCCGGTAACAATCGCACTTCTGGAAGGAGCACAACCCGGCGAACCGGCATAGCATTTGGTAAAAAACACGCCTTCTTTTGCAACTCTGTCGAATGCAGGAGTATTCACAAATTTTGATCCTGCAAAACTTGTGTGTGGAAACGACTGATCGTCGCTGATTGCAAAAAGAATATTGGGACGTTTTTTTTCAATCTTTTTTTCCTGACATCCAATTGCAAATGAAGCGGTTAATGTGATAACAACTATGAAGAGTTTTACTGTCAATTTTTTCATTTCGATAGGTTTTGATTTAGTTCTGTTATTAGGACTGTAAAAACAGGCTTTGGTAATATTTTAGTTGTTAACACCGACTTCTTTTGCCCATGTCTCATAATTTTTAATCAAATCCTCTGCAATTTCCTTGTTGTCGTTAATGAGATTATTTGATTCTGTTCTGTCCTCTTTCAGATTATACAACGCCCAGGCTTTATCTTTTTTTGCCACCAGTTTCCAATCGCCTTTACGCGCAGCCCGGTTTCCGTTGTGTTCCCAAAATATTTCCCTCTTGTTTGCAGTTTCTTCTCCCAGCAGGAGCGGTGCAAACGATTTTCCCTGCATTGGAATAATCGTGTTGTTTTTGTATG
The sequence above is a segment of the uncultured Draconibacterium sp. genome. Coding sequences within it:
- a CDS encoding DUF2200 domain-containing protein, translating into MKVTAEHNQRIAKMTFASVYPHYVVKVEKKGHTKAELLQVIEWLTGFSESDLQKFIDTEATFETFFQQAKLNTNAHLIKGVICGYRIEEIDNDLTRKVRYLDKLVDELAKGRKMEKILRE
- a CDS encoding sulfatase, producing MKKLTVKLFIVVITLTASFAIGCQEKKIEKKRPNILFAISDDQSFPHTSFAGSKFVNTPAFDRVAKEGVFFTKCYAGSPGCAPSRSAIVTGRHHWQNEQSGQHASSWMKKYIPFVDELAANGYAIGRTTKGVGPFQYARNENDSLWRAENAAGPAYDLVSYNETNDERFASGIVNANYAENFKYFLDSIRGDKPFFYWFGCKEPHLVYEQGSWKRRGKKLEEAEVPGFLPDNEVIRGDLLDYAVEIEWFDLHLQRMLEYLEEIGELDNTIVIVTSDNGMPLPRAKANCYDYGVHVPMAIRYPKEIQGDRISETPVSFIDLAPTILEITQTKPQKMLPITGKSIWDLLKSGKENKDRVVYAGRERHSSSRYQNWGYPQRCVRKGDYLYIWNAIPNRWPAGAPQGINPKTGKLNPLYDLFDDETKIGENVFSDIDQSPSKQFLIKNNNNPEVSEYFHLSVDKRPEFELFNVTTDMDCLNNLAGKEEYSAIEKDLTQTLFDELKRTNDTRMTVEEFGTFDTYKRYSPMRSYPKPESEKEIEN